cttcccttaTGTATTATGCATTGTGTGTATATTACTtgtgcaaaataaatgaaataaataatctaTGTACATAATGCTATTGTCATAAATAATTCACATCTCTGATGACAAACTGCGGCACAGAGGGCTTCAAGCCATGTGTGACGTCTGTGCAACCACATGGAAACACATTAATGCGTATGCCCATACATGCACATGCCTACACTTCATACTTATATATTCTAATTAATATTAACAGGCGACTGCGAGTGGATGCTCCATACCCCAAAGAAAAACACCTACTTGTAAACAATGTgtcatcatcatcttcctcctcatcttcatcttcctcctcgtcatcttcttcttcatcctcctcttcatcctcctcctcttcctcaggcaGGTCCTCGTAGTCTGCCTCGTTGGGGAGGTTCTCTTTGTCGTCGTCACACTCGATCATCACCGTGGGAACAGCGTGCATCATGGAGCTGCAGGTTGGTGGGAGAGGGCAAAGGTCAGAGCTGTGTGCTCAGTGTGGCGTGCAGTTGTGAAATAACAGCAGCTGTATGTGAGAGTGTCACAGGGGAGACAAGTCTACGGACACGGCTACGACCAATCAAAGCCACGGGTTTGGTTATCTATCATTGGTATTTAACTCTCAAAACAAACCGACCGAAAGAACGCCTGTGGTcattcaaacagagaagctaaAGAAAGGCAGGTAGAATCAAAACAGAGTAAAATGAATGAttggtttgtaaaaataaaaataaaaaaaaaacaggtgtaCACCACGTCATAAGCTTTTCCATGAACAACACCTGCCTAGAGCAGAGCCGGGTTTGTAGAGAATTAGGGTGCAGGCAGCCAATCATACTGATGGATGTGGAGGTGTGAGCTGGTGGAGGAGAGGGTGATATAAGTAGTATGCCTCCATTAAGAAGAGACCAGGAGAGATGAAaacaacacagactttcacatTTGTGATATTTTGTCAACAACAGTATTTTCTTCCCTGCAGTCACTTCTGCAGGAACCTGAAAAGTTTCTAAAATACTTTCAAAGAGATTTAAAAGTAGAATAGTGTCTGTATCAGAACTTCCACAGTTTGGTGCTCACCTCTCAAACCTCTGCATGGTGAGGGCCAGGGTCTTGTTGAGCTCCTCTATGATTCGGCTGGGGGGGTGGAGGGGTAGCGCTCCGTACTGCAGGGAGTGCCCGCCCATTGGAGCATGGCTGGGAGGGGGGCACTTCTGGAAGGCGAGCGGAGAGGGCTCCATGCTCCCTACAGGTACGGAGATCATGAGCTTTTTTGGAGGTAGAGGAGGAGATAACTTCGCCAACATACACGGCAACTTCACCGGGGCACCGTCTGCACAGAGAGCGAGGATGTGAAAGGATTAGTCATGCATGCAGTGTCACACATGCAGTTACAGTATGAGCGTGTGAATATAAACTTACCTGTAATGTGATTAGGTAGCCTGTTGAAGGGTTTGGGTGGTAGCGCAGGAGGTTGTTTGTGTAGCGTAGGAGGTCTGGAGAGCGTCAACTCGGCGCTGTCAGCTGGATACACAGTGGACTTCTTTGTAGATTTTTGGGTGTGGTCCTGTTGACAAGCACCCTCACTTGGCATCTGAAACTCCAGAGAGCCTGAGGAGAAgagacacagaaataaaaaacagtcagATGCTATGATGTGATGTGGGAGAtgaggcaacagtggtgccCGGCTCTGCTGCCTACCTACAGCTGCAGCGGCTCCTTCCATCATCTCAGTACCTTCAGGCTCTGATAAGCTGGAGCTGAGCACCGGAGAACGCCCGTTTTCCATCTTCACCTCGTCTCGTACAGCTGGGGAAGAGCCGTCTGCACAGACAGAGAATGAGGAGCACGAGAAgaagaacaggaggaggagagtcaACAATAGGTTGATGAAAGACGGGTAGACATTCAaaaacagaggaggaagtgttGCAGCCCGAGATCCAGGAaccaattttttaaaaaaaaatctttaacaaAGATATATATCTTCAACTTAACAACTATTTTTTTCtatgaaatgttgaaaaaaagtaaaatcatCAATATTAATTTTAGCAAACAGAACAAAGAGTTATAGCCCCTCCATGGTAACAGACCATAACCACCATATATTAGAAAAATGATATTAGACAGGGAAAAGCCAGCATATAGTCACATCTGAGAAGTTGTAACTAGAAAACCTATAGACAGTATTTTTGCATGATGAAAGGGCAAAATTAAAATCATCTTATTGAACACCTTTGTCATCTTGAGCCTCACCTTTCTCATAAACCTCCTTCAGCACTCCTTTCTTGATgagctcctctctgctctggcGAGTGGACATTTTCCTCTCCAACACTGAGGGAGCAGAAAATACATGACACcgaataaacaacaacaacaaacagaaaaccatCAGGCAACTTGCACTGAATACTCAGAACATCATCAGTGTTGAGAAatgtgtcagctgcagcagatgtGAGTTTGCTGCCTCCATCATTGTTGCTGCCCAGTAATAATCTTGTGACTGAGCCTCTGAGCTGCGCACAGACTTCACTACGAGCTCAGTGTTACTCAGAGAGAGTGGAATTATAAAAGGTGTTGAACACAAAAGGTTTGCAGCCATGCAGCTGAGGAGCACAATGTCTAACTGCATGGTGATTTTATACACAAACCTTATTTAATCGTCTTTATCTCGAAGCATTAATGCACAACCTTAGCTTTTGATGAGCCACAGCTCTCAAAAGAAAGATCACTTTCTTCATCTGTGCATTTTACACATTGTAGATTTGGATAGTCATGCACATAAGCAAGCTACAGTGCATGAGCAAAGTGAAACACTACATGTTAATTTAATAAAGCATTAGATATAAGATATAAGATAGATATTTCTGCACATCCTATACAGATGATACACTGATACTTCCCATTACTGGTATTTATCCTCTTATTTCTCAATGTTTCCATTAGTTTTCTCACAGCTCTATCTTCATGTCTACACATTTTTAGAATCATCAtcacatttcatttatttccctttttcaaactttatatttttcatattttccttTATTTCCTTGTCATGAGTTCAACCGCTATCAGGTCAAGTCGAGTTTTGATTTCTCTGCCTTTAAGTATCATAGCTATAACTGCTTTATGTTTCTGACAGTTATCTGACAGGAAGCTTTTGACTTTCACCTCAGACACTCATTAATCACATTTGCCTCTGTCAGTTTGTACGATGCCTGGAGTCCTTCTCATTAAATGAGTTGGATGCAGGACATGTGAAGATTATCCACAGCAAAACACGGGCTGATAAAAAAATCATCCAATTACCAAAAGACCTGAGGTTAATGCAGAAGGAGAGACAACAATAtaacaatattaatatttttgagtttttttccAGCATTTTGTAGTTTTCTGTAACTGACTCAACAAGCAGGTGGGAAATGGCAGGTCAGCATATCAGCAGATATACAACCATAACTGTCTACTACCAGTACCTACATGCcaaatgttaacattttatgGCCCAATAAGACAGTATATATAAGATATTTAGTGGAGTAGTGGTTGAGAGGTTGTCAACATAAGGTAAAAGTCAGTCCTCCTAAAATGTGATACACTCTCTGGGCATAAGCATTGTGAAAGATGTTTTTATCTTTCTAAATaatcaacaaaaaagaaacagaaatatgTTCATTTCCCTATTACACTTTCTCTTGCACCACCTCATGCCACTCATACTTTCTTGGTTATAAAACTTACAGAATAAATAGAAAGACAACTGAAGATCATACTAGATATAATTTTTCTTGCTTTGAACCCTACAAATCTCCCAGCCTCATAAGAGAATACATATAATATACAAATAAGTGTAGTTACTTTCTCTGTATCAGACCACAATGATCCATGAATgcacacataattgaaaccacctGGACTGAATGATGGCAGAAGTCCAGCGATAACACATGGTGCTCACAACATGCATctacctgtgtgtatgtgtgtgtgctgtaaaatgtatattgtgatttatttgcATACAGAGAAAGGAAGCAACCTGCTGTGACAGCTGGGAGGACAGCTTGGCTGCAGGAAGCCTCTCTTCACCCCTccgctgtgtgtttgtgtctctcagtGACAACAGGATGGAAAAGCATTCAGCCAGCtgagaaacaacaacagcttCCATTTCTCCGGCCAAATTAAACACTTTCCTCTGTTTCACAGTTTCCTGCCAAGTGCAGATTGTAGCCGAGCACACGACATACGTACTAACATCCACAATTCCTCACTGGGGCTAACATGGATTTCATTGATGTAGAAGGACAACACAGTGGCACACTGACAATCACCATTTAAAGCTAATTTGTTGCTGCGGTGAACGTTAACAATCAGCTCCTCACAGCTGCTGTGTTTGCATGTCTTGTCTGATGAACAGTATAATTAACAGCGTTGAGTCACAATGTTTGGACAGagtaaaataaatgtgaatTAGCTTTTAAATTAGCTTAATTTCTTTGCTATTTTGAAAGTTATCATAACTGTCATTGTTATTCAATAGTTTTCTGTGAACATGTCTCttgtattttcacatttataCAAATAGTTaattttcatttctgtgaagccactaggggtgtaacgatacgTCGATCTGGATCAATGTATGGATTCAGTGATCAATGATCCAATttcatcgatgcaaagtgaaaacatcaatacaTATTGCCACCTTTAAGGTaacgcctttattttgaaattcccatgaCACGTCTGTATCACCATTTCCTATTTACTGATATCATCTCATATCATTCACAGGCCCCTGAACTGAATCTAAATGGTACTGATATCATGATAGCAGCAAATACcatattgttgtccaaagaatcaaaaATATCATTTTGTGAcgaaacttgtgatttacacccctagagGGCACTTGtgaatatttgttgttttttgtgtgctATATATAAGTGACTTGACTCCACATATCAAGCACAAAAATACACTCATATATGTATACAAAGGTATTCATTTCTTCTTGGTAAGTATCATCTCTTAAAAAGTGAGAAATGGATGACAGTTCTTGGCATGTGGATCAGTTTGCTATATTTTCATATGATTACTACACAATACTCCTTTGGATCTTCAGTAGAAATCtacttaaaacaacaacaacaaaacacttgAATTACTGCATACACCAaccaatcaagttgcagtttacatctaCATCTGTCCAGTTTCATGTGTGCAGTGAAGACTCGGAAGGAATTTTATAAAAGGTATTAAGTCTATTTCTGGTAAAACATTCAATGAAATCTTCAACTCGGCAGCACAGGAGATCCATACAATCACCATCATTTATGAGATGTTTTTGTGTGCCATGTTAACTGACATGCCCTCTGCCCTCTAGTAGCCCAGAGGACAACAATGCAAATTAGTTGACTATTTATCAATGTTGTGTTACCCTCAACAATCTGTGGTGTTCATTAATGTACGTCATTATTACAATGTGAATATCTAACTAACTGTAAGGCTAATCCAAAACATGTTCCAACCAGACCAGGCAGGCTCAGCAGTGTTGATGGTCTGGTAGatgaagcagcagcaggagcagctgaCCCGCAGCCTCCTGGTGCTTTACCAGCCTCATATAATGATAATCATAGAGAGTAGATCTCTCCTGCAGCCCCTATATCACCCCCTGCTCTGAAGCTCCATTCATCAGTGCTGCTGTTGCTAGGTGCCACAGGGAGACATTTTTCTACTTTGCAGATTACTACAGAGGAACAGGTGAGGAACTGGGTGATGGCGGAGGTGTTGTGTTGAGCGTGTTTCAGTTCTCACCAGCAGAGGTCTGCTTGAACTTTtcactcttcttcttcctccacttcCAGGGTTTAAACAGACGTCCTAGGGTGGCGAATTTGCTCCGCCGCCGaatgggaggtgtgtgtgtgcctggaACCAGTGAATCTGAGCGCATCGCTGCCAACCTCTCCACCTCCTCAGCTGGTGAACAGAACACAAACAACAAGGTCATTAACAAGCAggtaaacaaaacacacaaataaatatgtttgtcacagtgatttttcttttttccccacagcaTCATAGCAGCAGAATCAAAATATATGAGCGCAaggtattttgttttcatttcttcacatcatttgcaaaaaacacatacatagGGTACACAGCTGCAATGATTTACTGATTAATTGATCAGGTGAATGGCTGGAAGCAAATCAGCTACTATATTAATGATCTGTTTTCTAAGCAAAAATCCTGAGCATGCTCTGGTTGCAGCTTCTCAAATTTGAGGGTTTGAAGCTTATCTCAGTTTCATATCACTGTGAGCTGaacatctttgggttttggactgtttgtcTAACAGAACAAGACATTACCTTGGACTCTGGGGAAAAAGGGACAGACATTTCCACCCGTTTATTGAAATTTTAGAGACCAAATGATTAGCCTgagtgataatgaaaataattgctaCAGCAATTACAGTCCAAGATGTCCTCCTGCTGTAAGATGTCCTATCTCCCCAATGAATTCTCATTCGTCACATGACATTAAACCACACTTATAAATTTCTCATCACATGTATTTGATGACAGAAGTACTCTGAAAAATCTATTCAGACTTAAACCGCTTTAAATTTTTAGCTGCcatgttctacatgtaaagccATTCTAAGTTTCCTTAAGTAACCTCTAAGTCAGGTGGGAAGTAAATATTCAGTTATCATGCTGGGCTTCTTAAATccactgaaaagaaaaacagatcaTTACTTGGTCTGTGATTCAAATGTCAGGGGACACATTCTCTCAGGGGGCTGTGCATAATCAAGTCAGGTAAAGCTTGTTCTCTTAATCACAGTTAAACCAGGGGGGACCTGCAGAGAGAAGCCTCACTGAGGCACAAACGAGGAAATAACCTCCTGACGAGTCTGACAGAGACAAATTAAATATGCAGGAAAGTGGAACATAAACAGGGTGTAAACAAGAAGAGTTACAGTGAATATACACAGCACCCTTTCTacttatttaaacaaaaaaaaaaacaccttgctTCAAGTCAagtctctccctcctccactttTTCCACTCACTGTCTGACTCTGAACTGTAGCTCTCTGGGCCCAATGGGGAGTTGTTTCAAAGTAATCACGCTGGAGGCTGTTTCTATACAGCGTGCACCactttttcatttgaaattaCACCTTTGCCACTACGCACAACATCCTGCTGTATGAGACGGACTCTACAGAACGAGAGCACGAGGCCTGAAGAGCCAGGGGcgataaataaacacaaaacaggAAGGCAGTGTTTTAGCTGGCAGTCATGGATGTAAACACGCACCAGCACCAGCAGACACTGATACACATATTCACAGACAAATATATACTACGTAACAATAGAAACATTTACATGTGGAAACCTGTGCAAGCAGGCAGATCAGAAGTGCCTTCCTTTAATGTGACAGAAATGTCGCAGTTTCAAACACCTCTGCAAGATGCATCTATCCTCCATCAGATCCAAAGTGTCCTTAAAGAACGATCCTGCGCTCTGACTCACATGTACACTGACAGTTTGGGAACATACAGCTATAAAAGGTAAACGACTTAGCACAGGCAGTAGTAGGTGGTCAATGACTAACACAAATAATAACTAGAAAATAAAATCCCTTAAATCTCAAggatatattttaaataaattctgGTTACAAGAATGTGAGAACCAGATGCAACAAAACTGTATGGGAGTTCGTTTTCAATTATGTCTAGTATCAAATTTAAGCTAAGCCTAATCCTTTATTAGTTCCACAGCAAGGGAAATTgcagtgttacagcagcaaagggGATACCACAATAACAAGAAGCATTGGTAGAAAATAAGGaagatacaataaataaattgtaCAAAAACTAACCAACTAAAATAATGTGCATTTGATGAGATACGTTTGAGAAACGGTTCTGAAAAGAAATCTTAAAAATATGTGTTTACAGTATTAAAAAATGCGTTTGTTAAACCAAGGAATTGAGAGAAACTACTTTGTTTCACtcttctgaagaaaaaaaaaagctccaccTAACACATCGCAACATGATGCCCT
This sequence is a window from Epinephelus lanceolatus isolate andai-2023 chromosome 6, ASM4190304v1, whole genome shotgun sequence. Protein-coding genes within it:
- the phactr1 gene encoding phosphatase and actin regulator 1 isoform X2; its protein translation is MAAAPEEEVDRRPIRRVRSKSDTPYINEARISLHLETAEEVERLAAMRSDSLVPGTHTPPIRRRSKFATLGRLFKPWKWRKKKSEKFKQTSAVLERKMSTRQSREELIKKGVLKEVYEKDGSSPAVRDEVKMENGRSPVLSSSLSEPEGTEMMEGAAAAVGSLEFQMPSEGACQQDHTQKSTKKSTVYPADSAELTLSRPPTLHKQPPALPPKPFNRLPNHITDGAPVKLPCMLAKLSPPLPPKKLMISVPVGSMEPSPLAFQKCPPPSHAPMGGHSLQYGALPLHPPSRIIEELNKTLALTMQRFESSMMHAVPTVMIECDDDKENLPNEADYEDLPEEEEEDEEEDEEEDDEEEDEDEEEDDDDTLFTSTLAMKVLRKDSLAIKLSNRPSKRELEEKNILPLQSDQERLESRQQTATKLTRRLSQRPTAEELEQRNILKPRNDLEEQEEKREIKRHLSKKLSQRPTVEELREAKILIRFSDYVEVAEAQDYDRRADKPWTRLTAADKAAIRKELNEFKSTEMEVHESSRHLTRFHRP
- the phactr1 gene encoding phosphatase and actin regulator 1 isoform X1, which translates into the protein MAGRGGDVMCSRSGSGSATDRPALMMPVSDEQKPRKRRRAFCLTRMKSRSSSGEQHQHQPAANNNNMPFMIHCQIGKEIKHICSNCRGAEPLDAEEVERLAAMRSDSLVPGTHTPPIRRRSKFATLGRLFKPWKWRKKKSEKFKQTSAVLERKMSTRQSREELIKKGVLKEVYEKDGSSPAVRDEVKMENGRSPVLSSSLSEPEGTEMMEGAAAAVGSLEFQMPSEGACQQDHTQKSTKKSTVYPADSAELTLSRPPTLHKQPPALPPKPFNRLPNHITDGAPVKLPCMLAKLSPPLPPKKLMISVPVGSMEPSPLAFQKCPPPSHAPMGGHSLQYGALPLHPPSRIIEELNKTLALTMQRFESSMMHAVPTVMIECDDDKENLPNEADYEDLPEEEEEDEEEDEEEDDEEEDEDEEEDDDDTLFTSTLAMKVLRKDSLAIKLSNRPSKRELEEKNILPLQSDQERLESRQQTATKLTRRLSQRPTAEELEQRNILKPRNDLEEQEEKREIKRHLSKKLSQRPTVEELREAKILIRFSDYVEVAEAQDYDRRADKPWTRLTAADKAAIRKELNEFKSTEMEVHESSRHLTRFHRP